One genomic window of Streptomyces sp. NBC_01498 includes the following:
- a CDS encoding NACHT domain-containing protein, with translation MFGVTQGSGYLLSSRVVLTARHLLDVGTETTVVVPGGRGRIRCRTVWAGRRSGDDVALLLADERLVSDNASEAFQTSLFARVEGSTPLLNCYALGFPQVGRYDGQKLDSEQFVGTIKPGSGRMRDEYVVEGAGTPPAPREDGESPWAGMSGAPLFSGRHLIGVVTKDVSGWQHSRLTALPLERLPELPDFVGICGAYLGKPLHLATLRQTLDHSASFEDRYRDYVTETFGELSIFGLDFSRSEHAQWPLDSAYLSLELVHGEGGERATPERGRVESALRDRHRVLLRGAAGSGKTTLVQWLAVNAARDSFPDQLTHLGGRVPVVLPLRTLVRGAALPAPGDFLSAAGHPLSPPAGWMEAVLTEGRGLLLVDGVDEMPEADRARTKQWLVKLLAAYPRTAVVVTTRPTAVEDKWLDRKEFTEFQLLPMNRRDVTAFVHRWHTAARSITRRDSERSELDAYEQQLLSTLPRKQDLARLATNPLMCAMICALHRDRRGFLPDSRMKLYGAALTMLLVRRDHERAIGAPEGLTVAEEEQQKILQEIAYWMIRNEIAEAEQEDVIGLIARILPAMPQVATPEDAPQVFRFLLHRSGLLRAPTARTVDFIHRTFLDYLGARAAVEAQDINMIASHAHEAQWEDIVRMAVGHARDSERAALLTKLLASGDAVSETSHNIMARIHLLAAASLEHATSLDPAVRTEVERRAAALIPPKNEEEANRLADAGPLVLDLLPGPEGLSDVEAAAVVRTAQLIGGDHALQVLREYARHPAHGVRVELVYSWASFESTAFAETILARMDTSDLAVAVHSSEQLAALHLMRNAPWVTFNGDLCPEDIAGAIRAVAARKVTVFDNNRLKSLSAFSETAASLAELLLVSCPEVKDYTGLSRLNLETFGVHGTLPAQALSGLDAAANLRKLTLNVLGDDARPDMLDLPAHLPTLPSVTQLELVLHFDRDVDAALLGTRFPNVRRLYLQMASHGHADVDLSALTWVPEITALILGDSLHLKGTELLSIRQVTPPEEDPS, from the coding sequence GTGTTCGGGGTTACGCAGGGAAGCGGGTATCTGCTCTCGTCACGCGTTGTCCTCACCGCACGGCATCTGTTGGACGTGGGCACGGAGACGACGGTGGTGGTGCCGGGCGGGCGTGGGCGTATCCGCTGCCGGACCGTGTGGGCCGGCAGGAGGTCCGGGGACGACGTGGCGCTCCTGCTCGCGGACGAAAGACTGGTGTCGGACAACGCCTCGGAGGCGTTTCAGACCAGTCTGTTCGCCCGTGTCGAGGGTTCCACTCCGCTGCTGAACTGCTACGCCCTCGGCTTTCCCCAAGTAGGCAGGTACGACGGCCAGAAGCTGGACTCCGAGCAGTTCGTCGGCACGATCAAGCCGGGTTCGGGCAGGATGCGCGACGAGTACGTCGTGGAGGGGGCCGGCACCCCTCCGGCCCCTCGCGAAGACGGGGAGTCGCCGTGGGCCGGGATGTCCGGCGCACCGCTCTTCTCCGGCAGACACCTCATCGGCGTGGTCACCAAGGACGTCTCGGGCTGGCAGCACAGTCGGCTCACTGCCCTGCCCCTGGAAAGGCTGCCCGAACTGCCCGATTTCGTCGGCATCTGCGGCGCCTATCTCGGCAAGCCCCTGCACTTGGCCACGCTGCGCCAAACCCTTGACCACTCGGCCTCGTTCGAGGATCGGTACCGCGACTATGTGACCGAGACGTTCGGCGAACTGAGCATCTTCGGCCTGGACTTCAGCCGGTCCGAACACGCGCAGTGGCCGCTCGACTCCGCCTATCTCAGTCTCGAACTCGTCCACGGGGAGGGCGGGGAACGCGCGACCCCCGAGCGGGGCCGGGTCGAGTCCGCCCTGCGCGACCGGCATCGTGTGCTGCTGCGGGGTGCGGCCGGATCCGGCAAGACCACTCTCGTGCAGTGGCTGGCCGTGAACGCGGCACGGGATTCGTTCCCCGACCAACTCACCCACCTCGGTGGACGGGTCCCCGTCGTCCTGCCGCTGCGCACGCTGGTGCGCGGTGCGGCACTGCCCGCGCCGGGGGACTTCCTCAGCGCGGCGGGGCATCCGCTGAGTCCGCCCGCCGGATGGATGGAGGCGGTGCTCACCGAGGGGCGTGGTCTCCTTCTCGTGGACGGCGTGGACGAGATGCCGGAAGCCGACCGGGCGCGAACGAAGCAGTGGCTCGTCAAGCTGCTCGCCGCCTATCCGCGCACGGCCGTCGTGGTGACCACCAGGCCGACGGCGGTCGAGGACAAGTGGCTGGACCGCAAGGAGTTCACCGAGTTCCAGTTGCTGCCGATGAACCGGCGGGACGTCACCGCGTTCGTGCACCGTTGGCACACCGCGGCGCGCTCGATCACCCGGCGGGACTCCGAACGAAGTGAACTCGACGCGTACGAGCAGCAGTTGCTGTCCACCCTGCCCCGCAAGCAGGACTTGGCCCGGCTCGCCACCAACCCCCTCATGTGCGCGATGATCTGCGCCCTGCACCGCGACCGGCGCGGGTTCCTGCCGGACAGCAGGATGAAGCTGTACGGCGCGGCGCTGACGATGCTCCTGGTACGGCGCGACCACGAACGGGCGATCGGAGCCCCGGAAGGTCTGACGGTCGCCGAGGAAGAACAGCAGAAGATTCTTCAGGAAATCGCCTACTGGATGATCCGCAACGAGATCGCGGAGGCGGAACAGGAGGACGTGATCGGGCTGATCGCCCGGATTCTGCCGGCGATGCCGCAAGTGGCGACGCCCGAGGACGCTCCACAGGTCTTCCGGTTCCTGCTGCACCGGAGCGGGCTCCTGCGCGCCCCGACGGCGCGCACGGTGGACTTCATCCACCGGACGTTTCTGGACTACCTGGGGGCGCGGGCGGCCGTCGAGGCACAGGACATCAACATGATCGCCTCACATGCCCATGAGGCGCAGTGGGAGGACATCGTCCGGATGGCCGTCGGCCATGCCCGGGACAGTGAACGGGCGGCACTGCTCACCAAGCTCCTGGCGTCGGGGGACGCCGTTTCCGAGACCTCGCACAACATCATGGCGCGAATCCACTTGCTGGCCGCCGCGAGTCTGGAGCACGCGACGAGCCTCGATCCGGCGGTCCGTACCGAGGTTGAGCGACGGGCCGCCGCGTTGATCCCGCCCAAGAACGAGGAAGAGGCGAACCGGCTGGCCGACGCCGGCCCACTGGTGCTGGATCTGCTGCCCGGACCCGAGGGTCTGTCAGACGTGGAAGCGGCGGCAGTGGTGAGGACGGCGCAGTTGATCGGCGGGGATCACGCGTTGCAGGTGCTTCGTGAGTACGCCCGGCATCCGGCGCACGGTGTTCGGGTCGAACTCGTCTATTCCTGGGCCTCGTTCGAATCGACGGCTTTTGCCGAGACCATCCTCGCCCGTATGGACACCTCTGATCTGGCGGTCGCGGTGCACTCCTCGGAGCAACTCGCGGCTCTGCACCTGATGCGAAACGCACCCTGGGTGACATTCAACGGAGATCTGTGTCCTGAGGACATCGCGGGCGCCATCCGAGCAGTCGCAGCCCGCAAGGTCACGGTATTCGACAACAACCGGCTCAAGAGTCTCAGCGCGTTCAGCGAAACGGCCGCCTCCCTCGCCGAACTGCTTCTCGTCTCGTGCCCCGAGGTCAAGGACTACACCGGTCTTTCGAGACTGAACCTGGAAACCTTCGGCGTGCACGGCACACTGCCCGCGCAGGCGCTGTCCGGACTCGACGCCGCCGCGAATCTCCGCAAACTCACGCTCAACGTACTCGGTGACGACGCCCGGCCGGACATGCTGGATCTGCCCGCCCACTTGCCCACGCTTCCGTCGGTCACTCAGCTTGAGCTCGTCCTGCACTTCGACAGGGACGTCGATGCCGCGCTGCTCGGGACGCGCTTCCCCAACGTGCGACGGCTGTACCTGCAAATGGCGTCCCACGGACACGCCGACGTGGACCTCTCGGCCCTGACATGGGTTCCCGAGATCACGGCCCTGATCCTCGGTGATTCCCTGCACCTCAAAGGCACCGAACTCCTGTCCATCCGCCAAGTGACGCCACCCGAGGAGGACCCCTCATGA
- a CDS encoding trypco2 family protein: protein MTPDPLPRIDLTQAVRVVRDQLMAAASHGAGQDLRFDVGEIQMEFAVELRHDTRVKGGVRAWVVSADVDAGRGAAHTHKVAFTLKPKNARTGGDWEIGNDGPDADTSAFGGS from the coding sequence ATGACCCCCGACCCCCTCCCCCGCATCGACCTCACCCAAGCCGTGCGGGTCGTCCGCGACCAGCTCATGGCAGCCGCCTCACACGGCGCCGGCCAGGATCTCCGGTTCGACGTCGGGGAGATCCAGATGGAGTTCGCCGTCGAGTTGCGGCACGACACCCGCGTCAAGGGCGGCGTCAGGGCATGGGTGGTCTCCGCCGACGTGGACGCCGGGCGCGGGGCCGCCCACACCCACAAGGTCGCGTTCACGCTCAAGCCCAAGAACGCCCGTACCGGCGGCGACTGGGAGATCGGCAACGACGGCCCCGACGCCGACACCTCCGCGTTCGGCGGCAGCTAG
- the rhaI gene encoding L-rhamnose isomerase — protein MTSRPDISAVKAALRTQAVETPSWAYGNSGTRFKVFARPGVPRTPEEKLDDAARVHAHTGVAPTVALHIPWDRVKDYGALAAYARERGVGLGTINANVFQDDDYKLGSVCHPDAAVRRKALGHLMECVDIMDATGSRDLKLWFSDGTNYPGQDDLRARQDRLSEALAAVYERLGDDQRMLLEYKLFEPAFYATDVPDWGTAYVHCLRLGDKARVVVDTGHHAPGTNIEFIVAMLLREGKLGGFDFNSRFYADDDLMAGAADPFQLFRIMYEVIRGGGLTPDVAFMLDQCHNIEEKVPAVVRSVMNVQEATAKALLVDADALSAAQRDGDVLAANAALMDAYDTDVRPLVAEVREELGADADPVAAYHASGYGKRIVAERVGGEQAGWGA, from the coding sequence ATGACGAGCCGACCCGACATCTCCGCCGTGAAGGCGGCCCTCAGGACACAGGCCGTGGAGACCCCGTCCTGGGCGTACGGCAACAGCGGGACCCGGTTCAAGGTCTTCGCCCGGCCCGGCGTCCCCCGGACGCCCGAGGAGAAACTGGACGACGCGGCCCGCGTCCACGCCCACACCGGCGTCGCGCCCACCGTCGCGCTCCACATCCCCTGGGACCGGGTGAAGGACTACGGCGCCCTGGCCGCGTACGCCCGCGAGCGCGGCGTGGGGCTCGGCACGATCAACGCCAACGTCTTCCAGGACGACGACTACAAGCTCGGCAGCGTCTGCCACCCGGACGCGGCGGTGCGCCGCAAGGCACTGGGGCACCTGATGGAGTGCGTCGACATCATGGACGCGACGGGGTCGCGCGATCTCAAGCTCTGGTTCTCCGACGGCACCAACTACCCCGGCCAGGACGACCTCCGCGCCCGCCAGGACCGTCTCTCCGAGGCGCTGGCGGCGGTGTACGAACGGCTCGGCGACGACCAGCGGATGCTGCTGGAGTACAAGCTGTTCGAGCCCGCCTTCTACGCCACCGACGTCCCCGACTGGGGCACGGCCTACGTCCACTGCCTGCGCCTCGGCGACAAGGCACGGGTCGTGGTGGACACCGGCCACCACGCGCCGGGCACGAACATCGAGTTCATCGTGGCGATGCTGCTGCGGGAGGGGAAGCTCGGCGGCTTCGACTTCAACTCCCGCTTCTACGCGGACGACGACCTGATGGCGGGCGCCGCCGACCCGTTCCAGCTCTTCCGGATCATGTACGAGGTGATCCGGGGCGGCGGCCTCACCCCGGACGTCGCCTTCATGCTCGACCAGTGCCACAACATCGAGGAGAAGGTCCCGGCGGTCGTCCGCTCGGTGATGAACGTCCAGGAGGCGACGGCGAAGGCCCTCCTGGTCGACGCCGACGCCCTGTCGGCCGCCCAGCGCGACGGCGACGTCCTGGCGGCGAACGCGGCCCTGATGGACGCGTACGACACGGACGTACGCCCCCTGGTGGCCGAGGTCCGCGAGGAACTGGGCGCGGACGCGGACCCGGTGGCAGCGTACCACGCCTCGGGATACGGGAAGCGGATCGTGGCGGAACGGGTGGGCGGGGAGCAGGCGGGGTGGGGCGCGTAA